In Micromonospora sp. NBC_01813, the following are encoded in one genomic region:
- a CDS encoding DUF1883 domain-containing protein: MEHLWFDLGGCAGGTQLEVQLRGSSARACLMDADEYQAYLDGDEYEYHGGFSDVSPIVLEVPYDDDWYLVVDSYHGRIKVRYEEIFL, encoded by the coding sequence ATGGAGCACCTGTGGTTCGACCTCGGTGGCTGCGCAGGCGGCACTCAGCTCGAGGTACAACTGCGCGGCTCGTCCGCACGGGCGTGCCTCATGGATGCCGATGAGTACCAGGCGTACCTTGACGGTGACGAGTATGAGTACCACGGCGGCTTCTCCGACGTCAGCCCCATCGTCCTCGAAGTGCCGTACGACGACGACTGGTACCTGGTCGTCGACAGCTACCACGGGCGAATCAAGGTGAGGTACGAGGAGATCTTCCTCTGA
- a CDS encoding helix-turn-helix domain-containing protein, which translates to MSELPSELRQLRLSRHMNQTQLAKALRVSKSLIASFETGRLVPKEDTAKTLDQVLDSGKQVQKLADEARGDRQPWLRSWVEHERRAMLLRAWEPTLIPGLLQTEAYMRQVFAAVPSNGGRLEEVIATRQTRQRAVLDRDPPVELVVMVAEAALRRGPQEVMKDQIAHLVDLGHRPSVRIRAVPDSAGLHAGLGGPLALATMSDGRRVGYLDDLLRGRVATTSGDVLELELVWEAVNELALSADQTRDLMLRMIQ; encoded by the coding sequence ATGAGTGAACTTCCGTCAGAGCTTCGACAGCTCCGACTGTCCCGGCACATGAACCAGACGCAGTTGGCAAAGGCGCTCCGCGTGTCGAAGTCGCTGATAGCCAGCTTCGAGACGGGCCGGCTGGTGCCGAAGGAGGACACCGCGAAGACGCTGGACCAGGTGCTGGACTCCGGAAAGCAGGTCCAGAAGCTGGCGGACGAGGCCCGTGGCGACCGACAGCCGTGGCTGCGCTCCTGGGTCGAGCACGAGCGACGCGCGATGCTGCTGCGGGCCTGGGAGCCGACGTTGATCCCTGGGCTGCTGCAGACCGAGGCATACATGCGGCAGGTCTTCGCGGCGGTTCCGTCCAACGGAGGCCGACTCGAAGAAGTGATCGCGACCCGTCAGACTCGGCAGCGTGCGGTGCTGGACCGCGATCCCCCGGTGGAGCTGGTGGTCATGGTCGCGGAGGCGGCGTTGCGTCGTGGTCCACAAGAGGTGATGAAGGACCAGATCGCGCACCTGGTCGACCTCGGGCATCGGCCATCGGTCCGGATCCGCGCGGTCCCCGACTCGGCAGGGCTCCACGCTGGCCTCGGTGGACCGCTGGCGTTGGCCACCATGAGCGATGGGCGGCGGGTCGGTTACCTGGACGACCTGCTGCGCGGGCGCGTCGCCACCACATCTGGTGACGTGCTCGAGCTGGAACTAGTCTGGGAGGCAGTGAACGAGTTGGCACTCTCCGCCGACCAGACCAGGGACCTCATGCTAAGGATGATCCAATGA
- a CDS encoding aldehyde dehydrogenase family protein: MEHAAADRTDPKPFWLAGEPAHGDEPLDVRHPYDGRLVGRTSLATPDQVEQAVAAAHRVVPQAAALPAHRRAAALDHISARLAQRADEIARLITAENGKPLKWARAEVTRAVSTFRWAAEEARRFSGDLQRLDTDPAATGRIALVRRVPRGVVLGISPFNFPLNLVAHKVAPAIAVGAPIIVKPAPATPLTALLLGELIAEVTEPEGPESGLPAGMVSVLPVPNDRAGGLVADPRLPVVSFTGSGPVGAQIRRAVPDKHVTLELGGNAAAIICEDWTGDEELTWAAQRIATFSNYQAGQSCIAVQRVYVHEWLYDGFLPRLVDAVRALRVGDPADEATDVGPLINEGAAERVESWVDEAVAAGATIEVGGRRDGATYPPTVLTGVPADAKVLTEEVFGPVLVVVRVADDAAGFAAINDSAYGLQAGVFTRRLQTAFTAHRTLAVGGVIVGDVPSYRADQMPYGGVKGSGVGREGVRSAMDDYTDPRVMVLTGLDL; this comes from the coding sequence ATGGAGCACGCCGCCGCTGACCGTACCGATCCGAAGCCGTTCTGGCTGGCCGGCGAGCCGGCGCACGGTGACGAGCCGCTCGACGTGCGTCACCCGTACGACGGTCGGCTGGTCGGGCGGACCAGCCTGGCCACGCCCGACCAGGTCGAGCAGGCGGTCGCCGCCGCGCACCGGGTCGTGCCGCAGGCCGCCGCGCTGCCCGCGCACCGGCGGGCCGCCGCCCTGGACCACATCAGCGCCCGGCTCGCGCAGCGGGCCGACGAGATCGCCCGGCTGATCACCGCCGAGAACGGCAAGCCGCTCAAGTGGGCGCGGGCCGAGGTGACCCGGGCGGTCTCCACGTTCCGGTGGGCGGCCGAGGAGGCGCGGCGCTTCTCCGGCGATCTGCAGCGCCTCGACACCGACCCGGCCGCCACCGGCCGGATCGCGCTGGTCCGCCGGGTGCCGCGCGGGGTGGTCCTGGGCATCTCGCCGTTCAATTTTCCGCTGAACCTGGTGGCGCACAAGGTTGCCCCGGCGATCGCGGTCGGCGCGCCGATCATCGTCAAGCCGGCCCCGGCGACGCCGCTGACCGCGCTGCTGCTCGGCGAGCTGATCGCCGAGGTCACCGAGCCGGAAGGGCCGGAGAGCGGGCTGCCCGCCGGCATGGTCTCCGTACTGCCGGTGCCGAACGACCGGGCCGGTGGCCTGGTCGCCGACCCACGTCTGCCGGTGGTGTCGTTCACCGGGTCCGGCCCGGTCGGCGCGCAGATCCGCCGCGCGGTGCCGGACAAGCATGTGACCCTGGAGCTGGGCGGCAACGCCGCCGCGATCATCTGCGAGGACTGGACCGGCGACGAGGAGCTGACCTGGGCGGCGCAGCGGATCGCCACCTTCTCGAACTATCAGGCCGGGCAGAGCTGCATCGCGGTGCAGCGGGTGTACGTGCACGAATGGCTCTACGACGGCTTCCTGCCCCGGCTGGTCGACGCCGTGCGGGCGCTGCGGGTCGGTGACCCGGCCGACGAGGCGACCGACGTCGGCCCGCTGATCAACGAAGGTGCCGCCGAGCGGGTCGAGTCCTGGGTGGACGAGGCAGTGGCGGCCGGGGCGACGATCGAGGTCGGTGGCCGGCGCGACGGTGCGACGTACCCACCGACGGTGCTGACCGGGGTGCCGGCCGACGCCAAGGTGCTCACCGAGGAGGTCTTCGGCCCGGTGCTCGTCGTGGTCCGGGTGGCGGACGACGCCGCCGGGTTCGCGGCGATCAACGATTCGGCGTACGGGCTGCAGGCCGGCGTGTTCACCCGCCGGTTGCAGACGGCGTTCACCGCGCACCGGACGTTGGCTGTCGGCGGGGTGATCGTCGGTGACGTGCCGTCGTACCGGGCCGATCAGATGCCGTACGGCGGGGTGAAGGGCAGCGGGGTCGGCCGCGAGGGTGTCCGCAGCGCGATGGACGACTACACCGATCCCCGGGTGATGGTCCTCACCGGACTCGACCTCTGA
- a CDS encoding DUF397 domain-containing protein — MSNEPAWRKSSRSNGSSGNCVEVADNLPGRVLVRDTKDRDGGTLTFGPSAWSSFVALAKQHH; from the coding sequence ATGAGCAATGAACCAGCCTGGCGGAAGTCGTCGCGATCGAACGGCTCATCCGGCAACTGCGTCGAGGTGGCCGACAACCTGCCCGGCCGGGTCCTGGTCCGGGACACCAAGGACCGCGATGGAGGCACGCTGACCTTCGGCCCGTCCGCATGGTCCTCGTTCGTCGCACTGGCCAAGCAGCACCACTGA
- a CDS encoding serine/threonine-protein kinase has protein sequence MTYPMMPNDPRRLGDYELLGRLGEGGMGTVFLGRSPDGRLVAVKMLRAEHAWDTEFRGRFRSEVNRAREVPGFCTAAVLDADPDHETPYLVVEYVDGPSLSEVIRERGPLDGGTLHSVAVGVATALAAIHGVGVIHRDLKPQNVLFSLGTPKVIDFGIARALEVTSRHTKTNQMVGTVAYMAPERFDNDSDRTVGPAADVFAWGVVVAYAATGRTPFSADSAAATAARILTQPPDLTGLSGSLRDLVARTLAKDPTERPTAHQLLDLLLEAETGGALAQRPELLKAAEAAQHTHRVRPSAVREPATPVRRRVRRLVAVAVAAAVVSAGVGFALSRNEPGEKLASFVPGTSASPRVASAAPESTVVIPDTPGIQGPSVSDRLDRQGLWQADQAADSADG, from the coding sequence GTGACCTATCCAATGATGCCGAACGATCCGCGGCGGCTTGGTGACTATGAGCTGCTCGGTCGTCTTGGCGAGGGCGGCATGGGCACCGTCTTTCTTGGACGCTCGCCGGATGGCCGGCTGGTGGCGGTCAAGATGTTGCGGGCCGAGCACGCCTGGGACACCGAGTTCCGGGGGCGCTTCCGCAGCGAGGTCAACCGGGCCCGCGAGGTGCCCGGCTTCTGCACGGCGGCGGTGCTCGACGCCGACCCGGATCACGAGACGCCGTATCTGGTGGTCGAGTACGTCGACGGGCCGAGTCTCTCCGAGGTGATCCGGGAGCGGGGGCCGTTGGACGGCGGCACGCTGCACAGCGTGGCGGTCGGGGTGGCCACGGCGCTGGCGGCGATCCACGGCGTGGGGGTCATCCACCGGGATCTGAAACCGCAGAACGTGCTGTTCTCGCTGGGTACGCCCAAGGTGATCGACTTCGGGATCGCGCGGGCGCTCGAGGTGACCAGCCGGCACACCAAGACCAACCAGATGGTCGGCACGGTGGCGTACATGGCGCCGGAGCGGTTCGACAACGACTCGGACCGTACGGTGGGGCCGGCGGCTGACGTGTTCGCGTGGGGTGTGGTGGTGGCTTACGCGGCGACCGGACGCACCCCGTTCTCGGCGGATTCCGCAGCCGCCACGGCGGCTCGCATTCTGACCCAGCCGCCCGACCTGACCGGGCTCAGCGGGTCGTTGCGTGACCTGGTGGCCCGCACGCTCGCCAAGGATCCGACCGAGCGGCCGACCGCACACCAACTGCTCGATCTGCTGCTGGAGGCGGAAACGGGCGGAGCGCTCGCCCAGCGGCCGGAGCTGCTCAAGGCCGCCGAGGCGGCCCAGCACACGCATCGGGTGCGGCCTTCCGCCGTACGCGAGCCGGCCACACCCGTTCGGCGGCGGGTGCGCCGCCTGGTGGCCGTCGCCGTGGCCGCGGCCGTCGTGTCTGCCGGTGTCGGATTCGCGTTGTCGCGCAACGAGCCGGGTGAGAAGTTGGCGTCGTTCGTGCCCGGCACGTCGGCGTCGCCGCGCGTGGCGTCGGCCGCGCCCGAGTCGACGGTGGTCATCCCGGACACGCCTGGGATCCAGGGGCCGTCGGTGTCCGACCGTCTCGACCGGCAGGGCCTGTGGCAGGCCGACCAGGCTGCCGACAGCGCCGACGGGTAG
- a CDS encoding DUF397 domain-containing protein, whose amino-acid sequence MITSSPVWRKSKKSGGVSNCVEVADNIPGQVLVRDTKDRDGSTLTFGPSAWSSFVALAKQHH is encoded by the coding sequence ATGATCACGAGTAGCCCCGTATGGCGCAAGTCCAAAAAGTCGGGCGGCGTAAGCAACTGCGTCGAGGTGGCCGACAACATCCCCGGCCAGGTCCTGGTCCGGGACACCAAGGACCGCGACGGCAGCACGCTGACCTTCGGCCCGTCCGCATGGTCCTCGTTCGTCGCACTGGCCAAGCAGCACCACTGA